The Betta splendens chromosome 24, fBetSpl5.4, whole genome shotgun sequence DNA window GGGTCTGACCCTCCTCCTTTCCGCTGCCTGGTTTTATACCGCCATATTGGCTCTCTAATATAGACTGCCCGGGATGGGACGGTGCTACTCCACGTTACGTCACGCGCTCTACATATAAACACCAGACTGTGCTTTAAATAGTGGAGGAGCAGACAGGccgagggggaggaagggagagaccGAAGTCCGTGCTGCGGACACCGGGGACGATGCGTGTCGCCGCCACCATAACGCTTTTCCGCGTTCGTGTCGCGTTGTCGCGCGCCGATAATCGGCGTGGGTTCTGTTGTTGGTGTGTGGTTACGTTAAACACGATCGTGACATACGTACATGCGCACAACCCAGACCTGCGTCCTATGGATTAGCGAAAGGAACCGGGCAGTGATGTGCAAGCGCTGCAGCCAAACCTCAGGGATTAGACTACAGTGCGTCACAGTTTAAAACGAATCAATTGAATATACACACAATGTGACCTTTTAACATTTTTGTGATATCacaaaaacttaaaaacacacagtcatccGTGTAAAAGTAGTTACTTACTGGCAAACAGTGACGATGacaatgttttgtgtttgtgtgcttactTCCTCTTAGCCTAAGCTGTATAAGTCTGTGATTGAGGATGTGATCAGCGAAGTGCGAGAGCTGTTCCTGGACGAGGGAGTGGACGAGCAAGTGCTTCTGGAGCTGAAAACGGTGAGTGCTCGGCAGCGTTGTTCCTGTGTGCATCCATTAATGGGGAAATGAAGTATCATTAGCGCGAGGACATGTGCTTTATTCAGTCTGACAACACATTTGAAGCTTACTATAGAGTGATACATGTTTATAATCTGGGTAGACAGGTTATTCTTAATTGTATCATCTGGAAGTCACTTTGTTAAATAGTAAAATTAAGTTTAgggaaacaacaaacacatcacatctCCCAATATACTAATACAATGACAGCCTGCTGACAAAGACCCCTCTCTGACGCTGTGTCTTCTTCAGCTATGGGAGAACAAGCTGTTGCAGTCCAAGGCGGTGGAGGGCTTCCATACCGAGGAGCAGGCAGCCCTGCAAGCGGCTgcacaccaacagcagcagcaggtccaacaGGTCCAACAAGTCCAGCAAGTGACCCAGCAAGCACAGACCCAGCAAGTCATCCTGCAAAATGCtccccagcagcagcaaggTTGTTCAGTCCTATCAACGCCACTGTGGTTAAGGCATGCTGCAGTGTACGAGTAGAAAAATGAAATAGCAGTTAAGTTTGAAGAATACCATTGGATGACTTGTTGCTGCTTCTCCCCACAGCTCCCCAGCAGCAAGTTATTGTTCAGGATTCTAAGATGCTACAGCACATGAGTGCAACAGGGATGGTGAGGAGACATGTCTGTCACACAGCTGTGCAAAAACTGATCGTAGCCTGTAAGAATCCGCCGTATTAACAGATTTGTTCCAGGATCTGCTCCAAGTGGTTCTTTTTGTTCAGTTCATGTCCCACAAAATTGTGCTTTGTGAAAAATTGTGAAGTTTTTATCGGACAAAACTGAAAGGAAAAGGGGaacagttcttttttttttttttttttttttttttttttttttttttgaaagaataatttaaaacattgtGTTGATAATTTATAAATATGGAGGTAAACCAAATTTTTAATCCTCTAGCACCCTCCTTGTATTTTTATCACAGTGAAATCATACCTTGAAATTTAAAAactatattttttatattaaactgtAGAGTTATTGTCCTTGTACTGTCTGATACTGGAATGTCTGACAGAGAGAGGTAAAAGCCACAACAGCAGATAATGAGAGGCTTTGTGGAACTAAAATTATATTTTGACAACCCTACAACAACAACCTTTTAATTCCATATTCTTTGAACCCTACAGTCATCTTCTCATAAGCAGgtgttgtgcatgtgtttctttttgcaTTGTGTCCATTCagggattttatttttcatgttcctctttcctcctctagagtgcagcagctgctgcagcaaccCTTGCTTTGCCCACAGGGGTCACTCCATACCAATCGCTCATCACCAGCCAAGGTAAAGCGCTCATACAGTTACATGTAACCACGTTGTTAATTAATGCACAACTTTTGTCATTGTGTCAAGTTACTCCAAGGTCCTCTGGTGGTCGCATATTAATGTGTATCTATGTTTTTGTGGTGTCTCAGGTCAGATCCTGCAGGTGGTCCGGGCCGCCAATGGGGCTCAGTACATcatccagcagccacagcagcaaatcctcttgcagcagcagatgcagcctgGTGGCGTTCAGGCACCTGTCATACAACAGGTATTCcccatctcacacacactggaacatcTAGCTTTGTTCGACAGAAGTCAGTTTGAGTAATTTGAGATTTAGATGAACCTTTGATGTTTTCTAAGTATCAGTTTGTTTAGTTGATATTAAGATGAGAGCATCTGTAAAATCTGAACTCCCTCTGATTTCTGTTTATCCAGGTCCTGGCTCCTCTGCAGGGGGGCCTACCCCAGCAAACAGGAGTCATCATCCAGCCACAGCAGATTGTCTTAGCTTCAGGAAACAAAGTACCAGGCAATACACAGGTCAGTACTGGTTCCATGTTATAATGATTCAAGGTGGCAATCCAGTTTTGTTAGTAGAGGATTAGTAATGAATATTATTCGCTAATCCAGCTTCTTTCCTGGGTATTTTTACCATTAGGTGATGCAGGCAACAGCTATGGCAGCACCGACTGGTcaggcagcaacagcagctcaggtccagcaggtccagcaggtccagcaggttcaacaggttcagcaggtccagcagatccagcaggtccaggtccagcaggcTCAGGATGCTGCTGTCTCACAGGGTCAGccacaggctcagcagcaggcACAGCCCCAGGCTCAACCCCAGCCTCAGGCACAGCAGCCTCCCATGATGCTGCAGGTGGATGGAAATGGCGactcctcctcagaggaggatgacgatgaggaggaggagtatgacgaggatgatgaagaggagaaggacaaggaggggggagaggatgggcaggtggaggaggtgggtatTGCAGGAGAAGGTTAAGCAAATCATCCTATAGTTATTGGAGAAGGAAATTAATAGGTTTGTGCATTATGTTTAATATCTGATTCCTTCATTAGTGCTTCAGTTGATCAAAAAGCTCTATTCTACAACACACGTCTATAATAAAATATGTCCTATCGCTAGTGGATCAGCTGACATCATGTTTATCTGTATGTGTATTTACCATCTATGGATTTTTAGTCAACATATAGATCTGATGTTTGATCATGGAGACATCCTGGAAATTCAACATTGTTTAACTTTGTCTCCTCGTCAGGAGCCTCTGAACAGCGGGGATGATGTCAGTGATGAGGAGGACCAGGAGCTGTTTGATACAGAGAATGTAGTGGTGTGCCAGTATGACAAGGTAAGAAATGTAAAGCCTCAGGTTTGTTCTGACCCATCTTTGTGTTCGAAGTGCAGTGTTTGAGCCCTTGTTATGTATTAACTGCTATTTGTTGTTCAGTTAAGGACTATAGCTAACACACTCACTTGTGTGTCTGGCTGAGTCTTGTGTGCATGGTCTAAAATCATTAGACTGTATCCACTTCATACTGAAAGCGTATCCATCTGTGCTCGACGCCCACGGCATTAATTTCCTTCTCTTCGCTCCCCAGATTCACAGAAGTAAGAACAAATGGAAATTCCACCTGAAGGACGGGATCATGAATCTGAATGGCAGAGACTTTGTCTTCTCTAAAGCCATTGGTGATGCAGAGTGGTGAAGCCGGAAGGAgaggaaaacagacaaagcaACAGGAGCAGGAACTTCTATCCAGTTATCGACACTTCAGTATCCTTCCATATCCTGTGACTGGATTCATTTCAGGAAATGTTGTCTGAGTCTTTGAGATCTCTGACAAACCCAAAGGACTGTGAGGtactgtaaaaaacaaactGTTGTCAAAGACACTCAACTGGCCTTGCAAGATGAGAGTCCTACAAGGGAAGGGAGCCTGTGAGCAGAGcgttgttcctttttttttcttcttcctccaggcTTCTCAACCATTTTTCTTGAGAGAATTCAACCTTTGGAAAGCAAGAATTTCACATGGTACAGGTGTAGTGGACCAGTGTGACCTGACCTGCCGCGGGAGGTCACACGTCATTTATTCTAATCCTGTAGATGAGACACACCACCATAATGCACTGTAGTCAGTTGACTGGATTGACTCGTGTCTACACAAGTCCAAACTTAGTGCCACCAGTCAAGATTGCTGCCTTTTAGAATGGCCAGAATCAACTTTTTGGCTTCTACTTTTTGTTGTTGGATCGTAATTCTGTTGATGAAAATGGTGCTCCAGAGTGTTTTATGTGGTTAACATATTCttttaaacattatttaaaaaaatctttaatgAAGGGTTAAGGTAAAGAAGCTGAAAGTTACAGTAATCTCATTAATATTGATTAAGAGTTCAAGgcattttaaaaatcttttaCGTGCTGAAATTTCCCTCATTGGCTTCTCTGGAGCTTCATTCCACCTTTTATACAAATAAGTAACACAAAAAACCCACACACGCAAAACAGAACAAGTGATTGTTGTTTAAGAATTGTACAAAACATTCTCAAGttcgtcctgtctgtgtttcttcttttcGAACTTTTAGATTTCTGCAGCCGTCTGACATTTTGCACTGTCCGTTCCTCAACCTGTTGTGAAATTGGTCAGGTTCATCAGTACccacagtgtgcgtgtgtgcgcgtgcgtgtgtgtgtgtcaccattTTTCTGTGCAGATTCAATTTTGCTTGCACACCCAAAAATCTAAAACTGTCATAGTTAAAACAGTTTAAAGATTTCAATGGTTTGTTTTTGGGCACAGTCGTGTCcttctgttcattttttttttgtttgtttttcctattTATTCCTGGAagttgatgatttttttttttatgaaagcCGCACCAAACTGTGCTCTTATAATCTTATAagtgttccttttttttctgttgaatgGACAAAGCTGTACAGCGCTGTGTTCTAAATCATTTCGTCCACTGCGattttctgtgcttttattttattcatgacttttaaaatgagaatattttcTATCGAAGTGAGTTTAACTCTGGGGgggcgtgtgtgtctctgcagtttgtttttagcctgCCTCTGTTGCAGCAATTTGAAATAAAGTACATTTTCTGACTGCCAATTTGGTTGTTGGTCAACTCTGTAAAAGAGTAAAATGTTGTAAAGAAACTACATTAACACAGTTTTATGCAGATCCAAATCTAAACTCCCTAATGCAGGAATTCATtggaataaattattttttttgttatattaATAATTGTCATTTAAACTACATTGATGCAAACAGTTTCTGTATTAAATAATACACACTGTTAATATGAAGAAGTTTGGTAGCTTTCGATGATTAGTTCCAAAAATCCCACTAGATCACATGTTGCTAAAGTCAATCTCAATCGCTGGATGTTGTGTATGTGCCTTTTAACTTCTTTTCAGCTCTGGTGTTTACAGGTGATAGGTGACTATGACTTGCTATGGAATTGTGTGCTTAATTGTTTAGTCGCGTGTGTGCTTGTTCTAACTGCTGTTGCAATTACTTTACGTGTTGTTTATTTtactcattttaattttttttaattaaatcatgTTTGAAACAGAACTTCGACAAAATGTCACTTCTGCCTTTTTCCTTTTGTAAATTCTCCTCCAGTAGCTCCTCAGGTCACCCCGCAGCGTGAtcaaatgacatcatcaccaccaacagcagcagaagccacGATCGAAGTGGTGACACAGTGAAACTAAACGTTGACGTTGGCTCCTGAACAATATCAAGCAATATcaagtgttttcatttaaagaaCATACTGTTAAAATCGCTTAACTAAATATTTAACCATCATTATTACTAGAACACATTTACTTTGCGTTTGgctaaatgttaataaatacatttttaaaaaataacattGAGCTATTATTTGTGCTGGATATTTCCCCCCTAAACGTTATGAATAATTTAGGCTACATCAAACATTTTCCCATGATGCTCTGCCATAGTTTTCATCTTCTGGCAACTGCAGACATAaatttttaaagtaaaatcaGCTGAGCTTATCGTTCCACCGGCTCCTTGGCACCTGCACAAATACCCGTGAGGTGAATGTGGTTGCGACGGCTAACTTAATACATTTCCTGTGCGTCTGCTTGTCTTCATCTGGGCTTTTCTGGCTGTATAATCCAGCATCTGGATGCTTGTCAGGGTTTGCACAGCATGGGCGTTCTCCCTGCCTTTCCTGTCATTTCCAGCCAAACCCTCACAATCCCTGCGTATTTCCTCGCTGGTAATTAGGAGATAAAGGTGTGGTGCTGTTTGGGATTAGACCCGAATCAGAAACTACATGGAGATTTTTGCCCTTGATTGTAAATGGATTTGAGGCAGGCTGCCACTTCTACAATATATCACCCTTCACAAAGACGCATTCAGCCCTGAACAGACCTACTGTAGATCAGGAAAAATGTATCTCTGGCTACTTTTGCTGAAGTGGGCCCTCGTGCTACTCCTGGGCACTCAGACATAagagtctgagctgctggtgaatGAGGCTCGTAATGAGGCCCAGGAGATGTCTGGCTTGGAGTGTAAAGCTTTCTCTGCTTAGCAGCGCCAGCTGACGGTGGCTGCCAGTAAGCTGCGGGGCAAAATAGAGTTCGATGGCTTCAGTGGGATGTAGTATCCCGGAATCTGGCATGTTCAGTTTATCAATGCAGTGTCGGAAAAGGGTTACTGTATCTGGGACAAGGAGGCTTGAACGTCCTTTgaggtgtttttatttcattcactTGCTGGTGACTGTTTTATGACACAACCTTTAAAGGAATGTTCTCTTACAGGGCTGATTCCAGGTTGTCTAGGTGTGTTCTTCCTGCTGTTAAGTGACTAGTTAGCCCACCGCTTTTGCATTTATTGCAAATTGTCATTATTGAGTCACGGATATGAATGTCTATGTCTTTACTTACTGACAAAGCCACAGTTCACTCTATTAGTCATGTGAGGGTTTTCTGTGTGAGAGAGGAACTTGACTCTTCAAGAGGGCCGAACATGTGTGCTAGCCCGTGGACCAGCGCGAGGAATGACGTCACTAATCTAAGGGTTTCAAGTTGCTAGGAACAAGAGCTGGACGGACACTTTGACTTTCAAAACGTGACCAAGCCTGAAAGACCGtcactttctcctcctgctgtacTTGACTCCAGCAACCTGCATCTCTGGGTCCTACTCTGCTTATTTGAGGAACGGCCTGGAGATGGGTTTATTTGTAATACTGGAAGAGGAATGATGAGGCAGCCCTGGGAACCAGCTACACGAGGAATGTCAAAATAAATCTCATCCTCGAGCCTTGATCGGACTGTTCAGCCCTTTttgccagtttgtgtgtgtttgtgtgtgtgactctctGAATGACGATCCTTGTAGCCTCTTGGAAAGTGACATGAAATCCAAGCGAAGGTGTCGTCTCAGAGGCGTCGGCACGCGTCACCGCCCCCGCGCCTGGGTGTTCGCTGCCACAAATGCTCGATGACTTCGATCACTACAGACTCCgacattcacacactcatgaAACAAGCATGGTCTGCGAGTTAACATTAAGTGGCACAAAGACATAGACATGAAGCCGTGGAAGCAttctgttgatgatgatgatgatgatgatgatgatgatgatgatgatgatgagactaGAAACCATTCCGAGGCTTTTATCAGTTCAAATTCAGCCACGCTTTGTCAACACAGTAGCGTGATGTTGAACTATATTTTCCATACTGTTCATCAGTCGGaccacatttattttaaacagttttgcggccagaataaaaaaaaaaaactacctgAAATGATCCCTCTTTCCCGGAAAGTTCCCTTCACCCGCTCACCCCATTCATTCTGAATATTGCCTTGAAAAAAATGTCACCCCACGGATGAAATGTTAACCAGATGTTAAGCCGCCATTGGCAGAGGGCGTCCTTTAACTCGTACGTTACAGCTGTATTTGCTTTAAGCCCTCTCGGTGACGACGGAGCGATCGCTGCTGATGGTATAAGTCACGCGCTTCCGTAAGAGGATGGAAAAACACCACAATCACGTTGGAAAAACAACCACGACATTccagagcagagacacagccTCACCGGCACAGTATATATCTGTGATTATCATACTTGCAGTAATTTGCAGAAAATGGCTAATACTGAAAGTAGGTGCACGTGCAGACGGCACTTTGCTGCATCGATGTGAGAGGAATTTAACGTTCATAgtaacatacacacaccaaTGCAGGCACACGTTTTACAGATGCAAGAGAGTGATATGTCGGTTTGGTGCAGAAGGAAGTCACACAGAAGTTCAGTCCGCTTACACTTAAAACCGTTCAACATCACACTTGTGTAGTAGAACAAACCAAAGTTACTTTTGAGTTTCAGGTAAATACTTGACAAATGTATAAAATAGtgtatttacattatatacagaGGGAAGTCTGTCCTTGACGTGCTTGTATGCTGATGCCAGACTGCAAAGACAGTTTCAATTAAACTCCATGTGTAactgaaaagatttaaaaatgGATTTTATGCACTTTGAGTTTTTGCATTGTGAATAACCTTTGTTATAACTAGTCCACTGGAACACAGAGTGGGATGAAGTCTAGCTCATATTTCAGTGCCACTTGATATCCTCCAAGAACTGGAACAATAGGATAATTGTGAAAACAGGTGAATTCGGCCCGAAAACTGAAGCAGGTACAAAATAGAGTTAAATATCCAAACAGATCTGTGGACAAACACCTGGAGGTCTCTGGTGTCCCGCCTGGACCTGTCCCGGTTTCCTACCTGGAGCTGGTGTCCAGACTGTGGCTCTCTTCTGGTCTCTGCTGGTCGACCGCTTGGCGTCCGGGGCACTTCTTCAGGTGGATGACCTCCTCCTGGCCACTGCCTCCTGCTTTTTCAAGCGCGCCCTGATTCCTACGGGCCCGACATGTTCCGCTGCTGCCCTTGGACGACACCGTCTGACCCCGGAACAGCTGCGCTCGCTTCTGACACAGGCCCACCTTGCTGAGCAGGATGAAGACGTCCCCCCTGAAGGCCTTGGTGAAGATGGCGTAGAGGAACGGGTTGGCGCAGGAGTTGAGCGGGTAAAAGAGCACCAGCAGGATCTTGGAGTTGGAGACGGTGATGAGCGGCTGGTCCAGCACAGCCGACATCGCGTAG harbors:
- the gtf2a1 gene encoding transcription initiation factor IIA subunit 1 isoform X2 — encoded protein: MASSANSNPVPKLYKSVIEDVISEVRELFLDEGVDEQVLLELKTLWENKLLQSKAVEGFHTEEQAALQAAAHQQQQQVQQVQQVQQVTQQAQTQQVILQNAPQQQQAPQQQVIVQDSKMLQHMSATGMSAAAAAATLALPTGVTPYQSLITSQGQILQVVRAANGAQYIIQQPQQQILLQQQMQPGGVQAPVIQQVLAPLQGGLPQQTGVIIQPQQIVLASGNKVPGNTQVMQATAMAAPTGQAATAAQVQQVQQVQQVQQVQQVQQIQQVQVQQAQDAAVSQGQPQAQQQAQPQAQPQPQAQQPPMMLQVDGNGDSSSEEDDDEEEEYDEDDEEEKDKEGGEDGQVEEEPLNSGDDVSDEEDQELFDTENVVVCQYDKIHRSKNKWKFHLKDGIMNLNGRDFVFSKAIGDAEW
- the gtf2a1 gene encoding transcription initiation factor IIA subunit 1 isoform X1, which produces MTLPYVSRIRSSIAQYIKQHNDGRRTAGDSQPGIPKLYKSVIEDVISEVRELFLDEGVDEQVLLELKTLWENKLLQSKAVEGFHTEEQAALQAAAHQQQQQVQQVQQVQQVTQQAQTQQVILQNAPQQQQAPQQQVIVQDSKMLQHMSATGMSAAAAAATLALPTGVTPYQSLITSQGQILQVVRAANGAQYIIQQPQQQILLQQQMQPGGVQAPVIQQVLAPLQGGLPQQTGVIIQPQQIVLASGNKVPGNTQVMQATAMAAPTGQAATAAQVQQVQQVQQVQQVQQVQQIQQVQVQQAQDAAVSQGQPQAQQQAQPQAQPQPQAQQPPMMLQVDGNGDSSSEEDDDEEEEYDEDDEEEKDKEGGEDGQVEEEPLNSGDDVSDEEDQELFDTENVVVCQYDKIHRSKNKWKFHLKDGIMNLNGRDFVFSKAIGDAEW